A stretch of Onychomys torridus chromosome 2, mOncTor1.1, whole genome shotgun sequence DNA encodes these proteins:
- the Fam167b gene encoding protein FAM167B: MSLEPLKFQAVGEDEEDEEESLDSVKALTAKLQLQTRRPSYLEWTARVQSPAWCRAQPRPELERPGAICGFDSIDSALQWLRRELQEMRAQDRQLAGQLLRLRAQLHLLKVDQACHLHQELLDEAELELELESGTGLALAPPLRHLGLTRMNISARRFTLC; encoded by the exons ATGTCCCTAGAGCCACTGAAGTTCCAGGCAGTGGGCGAGGatgaagaagatgaggaggagagcTTAGACTCTGTGAAGGCACTGACAGCCAAGCTTCAGCTGCAGACCCGACGACCCTCATACCTGGAGTGGACTGCCAGGGTCCAGAGCCCGGCCTGGTGCAGAGCCCAACCCAGACCTGAGCTGGAGAGACCTGGAGCCATCTGTGGCTTTGATTCCATTGATTCTGCGCTTCAGTGGCTCCGAAGGGAGCTG CAGGAAATGCGTGCTCAGGACCGGCAGCTGGCAGGTCAACTGTTGAGGCTGCGGGCTCAGCTGCACCTACTGAAAGTGGACCAAGCCTGTCACCTGCACCAGGAGCTACTGGATGAGgcggagctggagctggagctggagtctGGGACTGGCCTGGCTCTGGCCCCGCCACTGCGGCATCTGGGGCTCACACGCATGAACATCAGTGCCAGGCGCTTCACCCTCTGCTGA